From Candidatus Paceibacterota bacterium, a single genomic window includes:
- the obgE gene encoding GTPase ObgE gives MKFIDEITLFATAGTGGDGVVRWIQARGMPRGGPGGGDGGRGGDVYARAIRDIAKLAQYRSDPKFRAEDGEPGQNHRKHGKDGESIYIELPIGSRVTNKTTEESFELLHEGEEVLVLRGGPGGFGNEHFKSSRNVKPTKATKGKEGEEAELYVELSLIADAGLIGLPNAGKSSLLNELTSAKAKVGSYQFTTLDPNLGDFYGFILADIPGLIEGASEGKGLGHKFLKHITRTKLLLHCVSLESSDPLADYRTIRKELTAYNEALGELPEIVVLTKTDLVPEEEQSRLKDLFREEIGEDVFTVSILDNESIKSFSDSLASILASA, from the coding sequence ATGAAATTCATAGACGAAATAACTTTGTTTGCAACGGCGGGCACCGGTGGCGATGGTGTGGTTCGCTGGATCCAAGCGCGCGGTATGCCGCGCGGTGGTCCTGGCGGTGGCGATGGCGGCAGAGGTGGTGACGTATACGCGCGCGCGATACGTGACATTGCGAAGCTTGCACAGTATCGGAGTGATCCGAAGTTTCGTGCAGAGGACGGCGAGCCAGGTCAGAATCATCGCAAACACGGCAAAGATGGTGAGTCAATCTACATCGAGCTTCCTATCGGTTCGCGTGTGACAAATAAGACAACTGAAGAATCCTTCGAGCTTCTTCATGAGGGAGAAGAGGTGTTGGTCTTGCGCGGTGGTCCTGGAGGGTTTGGTAACGAGCACTTCAAGAGTTCACGCAACGTAAAGCCAACAAAAGCAACAAAAGGAAAGGAGGGCGAAGAAGCAGAGTTGTATGTAGAGCTTTCTCTGATAGCTGATGCGGGACTCATCGGGCTCCCAAATGCTGGTAAATCGAGTTTGCTCAACGAGCTCACCAGCGCCAAGGCAAAAGTGGGGAGCTACCAATTCACCACACTCGACCCCAACCTCGGTGATTTTTATGGATTCATACTTGCTGATATACCCGGTCTCATTGAGGGTGCCTCTGAAGGGAAGGGGCTTGGTCACAAATTTCTCAAGCATATTACTCGCACAAAACTCCTCCTCCATTGTGTCTCGCTTGAGAGCAGTGATCCACTTGCTGACTATCGCACGATCAGGAAAGAGTTAACCGCGTACAACGAAGCACTCGGCGAGCTTCCTGAGATTGTTGTGCTTACCAAGACCGATCTGGTCCCAGAAGAAGAACAAAGTCGTCTGAAAGATCTCTTTAGAGAGGAGATAGGGGAGGACGTATTTACCGTGTCGATACTCGATAACGAATCAATCAAGAGTTTCTCCGACTCACTCGCGAGTATCCTCGCGTCTGCTTAG
- the gatB gene encoding Asp-tRNA(Asn)/Glu-tRNA(Gln) amidotransferase subunit GatB, with protein sequence MEYTPTIGLEIHAELKTKTKMFCDSKNDPNEREPNVNICSVCMAHPGALPVINREAVKHVLRVGLALGGELADFTEFDRKNYFYPDIPKGYQISQYKHPLISGGSLNGIELTRIHLEEDTARSTHDKGERSLVDFNRAGIPLMELVTEPVISNAIDAGNFARELQLLLRYLKASDANMEKGEMRVEANISVSKTGEKGTKVEVKNLNSFRSVERAIAYETRRQIEVLESGGTVVQETRGWDENKQETFSQRMKEESHDYRYMPDPDLPKLRISEIRDFEKSELTKELPELPWENRRRYVEEYGMKPEDAELFVHDMGVLKRLLEEHVIPAFKDDKKRFGLAVNYIASDIVGTLSRMGESARELGENFVELITMVDEGLLSSRGAKDTLATLLVEGGSAKEVAEDKGLLQESNEGKIALLVDEIIEENPEAVKEYKEGKEASLKFLVGQGMKKSSGSANPQILSKLLIEKMS encoded by the coding sequence ATGGAATACACGCCTACAATTGGTCTAGAGATTCACGCAGAATTAAAGACCAAGACAAAGATGTTCTGCGACTCCAAGAACGACCCAAACGAACGTGAACCCAACGTGAACATATGCTCTGTGTGTATGGCGCACCCGGGGGCGCTTCCGGTCATCAATAGGGAGGCGGTGAAGCATGTACTTCGAGTCGGACTCGCGCTTGGTGGAGAGCTTGCCGACTTCACTGAGTTTGATCGCAAGAATTATTTTTATCCCGACATCCCCAAAGGTTATCAGATCAGCCAATACAAACACCCGCTTATCTCCGGTGGAAGCCTTAACGGAATTGAATTAACTCGAATTCACCTGGAAGAAGATACCGCACGCTCTACTCATGACAAAGGCGAGAGAAGTCTAGTTGATTTTAATCGTGCGGGGATTCCACTCATGGAACTCGTAACAGAACCGGTTATTAGTAACGCAATTGATGCAGGTAACTTTGCGCGTGAACTACAACTACTCCTTCGTTATCTTAAAGCGAGTGATGCAAACATGGAGAAAGGTGAGATGCGTGTTGAAGCAAATATCTCAGTGAGTAAGACAGGCGAGAAAGGAACCAAGGTAGAGGTGAAGAACCTCAATTCGTTCCGTTCTGTCGAGCGAGCTATTGCATACGAGACCAGGCGACAGATTGAAGTGCTTGAGAGTGGCGGGACAGTCGTTCAAGAGACACGTGGATGGGATGAGAATAAACAAGAGACATTCTCTCAGCGTATGAAAGAAGAATCGCACGATTATCGCTATATGCCTGACCCTGACCTCCCAAAACTACGCATCTCGGAGATTCGAGATTTTGAGAAGAGTGAACTTACAAAAGAACTTCCCGAACTCCCATGGGAGAACCGAAGACGCTACGTTGAGGAATATGGAATGAAGCCCGAGGATGCAGAACTCTTTGTTCATGACATGGGCGTGCTAAAGAGGCTCCTTGAAGAGCACGTGATCCCTGCATTCAAAGATGATAAGAAGAGATTTGGCTTAGCGGTTAACTATATCGCCTCGGATATTGTTGGCACGCTATCTCGGATGGGCGAGAGCGCACGCGAACTGGGGGAGAATTTTGTAGAACTCATCACCATGGTAGATGAGGGTCTCTTGTCATCTCGAGGTGCAAAAGACACCCTCGCAACTCTCCTTGTAGAGGGTGGAAGCGCCAAGGAGGTGGCAGAGGATAAAGGGTTACTACAAGAAAGTAACGAAGGAAAGATCGCCCTGCTTGTCGATGAAATCATTGAAGAGAACCCAGAAGCAGTAAAAGAGTATAAAGAAGGCAAAGAAGCGTCTCTGAAGTTCCTTGTCGGGCAAGGTATGAAGAAGAGCAGTGGGTCGGCAAACCCTCAGATTCTTTCAAAACTTTTGATAGAAAAGATGTCCTAG
- a CDS encoding helix-turn-helix domain-containing protein: MDSLTIGGKNHISSKRAAELMGYTQDYIGQLARAGKIDAKRVSGVWYISEDEFSGNDTDQSNNTDIGETNTADRVAGGKTNSGNVKDESETIILEGDKYISSKRAAELMGYTQDYIGQLCRAGKIEARQVGRSWYVPMTRIEGEQEILQTPTREVNNEEEAPFREPTLEHTPVTNKGADILIQSAYTYTNDEKPLIPTPQRVSRPLLHEILAEERDSGVLQTVDRDTYHTEDSLEPTPSRVHGVIPAQETKIKKTESNPVATPSRLSTILRVGTVAAMIVFSSLSFSYAPYKTAYSTRGVVEGDQVEVAIQADVLQAGVGRVGVRSSFLEKGIDFLLKTFGSELEYKAK, translated from the coding sequence ATGGACAGTCTTACTATCGGAGGGAAAAACCACATCTCGTCAAAACGAGCAGCCGAGCTCATGGGCTACACCCAAGACTACATCGGGCAGCTTGCGCGTGCTGGAAAGATTGACGCAAAGCGCGTCAGTGGTGTGTGGTACATCTCCGAAGATGAATTCTCTGGCAACGATACTGATCAGAGCAACAATACAGATATTGGCGAGACTAATACTGCTGATCGGGTAGCAGGCGGAAAGACTAATAGTGGCAACGTAAAAGATGAAAGCGAGACAATCATTCTTGAAGGTGATAAATATATCTCGTCAAAACGAGCAGCCGAGCTCATGGGCTACACCCAAGACTACATCGGGCAACTTTGTCGCGCCGGAAAGATTGAAGCACGACAAGTCGGCAGAAGTTGGTATGTACCAATGACACGTATTGAAGGGGAGCAGGAGATACTGCAGACGCCAACTAGAGAAGTTAACAACGAAGAAGAAGCTCCTTTCAGGGAACCTACTCTAGAACACACACCTGTTACTAATAAAGGTGCTGATATTTTGATTCAATCCGCGTATACCTATACAAATGACGAAAAGCCGCTTATTCCGACACCGCAGCGTGTATCGCGGCCACTTCTCCACGAGATACTTGCTGAAGAGCGTGATTCCGGGGTCTTGCAGACGGTAGATCGTGATACATATCACACAGAAGACTCTCTTGAACCAACTCCGAGTCGGGTACACGGAGTGATTCCGGCGCAAGAGACTAAGATCAAGAAGACAGAGAGCAATCCAGTAGCGACTCCTTCTAGACTAAGCACAATACTCCGTGTGGGCACAGTTGCTGCCATGATTGTATTTTCTTCTCTCTCTTTCTCATATGCCCCATATAAGACGGCATACAGCACACGCGGCGTTGTTGAGGGGGATCAAGTAGAGGTTGCTATTCAAGCAGATGTATTGCAAGCGGGTGTGGGCAGAGTGGGCGTCAGATCGTCTTTCCTTGAGAAAGGTATAGATTTCCTCTTGAAGACGTTTGGATCAGAGCTAGAATACAAGGCAAAATAA
- a CDS encoding twin-arginine translocase subunit TatC encodes MSNFLSTYFDEARLFFRNFTEWFLLLLIFTIFFFLFGLKEVVFFERVFMLPLPTNPSFAADFFNQMVVDLVPHEVLLVVTGPLAAFIAQIKIALLLAFVFTLPVFLYRFVHYLSPALRGREKRTIFAVAFLSALLFALGGLFSYLVLIPPTFDILYVYTGAIDAAPFFTVNEFVGLVLSFVLATGILFLLPVVQVLLTRLGIVSPQFWRQQWRYALVVFLVVSAIITPDGSGVTMVFLSLPMTGLYLIGSAVAQPMRSGKWKVES; translated from the coding sequence ATGAGCAACTTTCTTTCAACATATTTTGATGAAGCAAGATTATTTTTCCGCAATTTCACGGAGTGGTTTTTGCTTTTACTTATTTTCACGATTTTCTTCTTTCTGTTTGGTCTCAAAGAGGTCGTGTTCTTTGAGCGCGTCTTCATGCTTCCACTTCCAACAAACCCATCGTTTGCTGCAGATTTCTTTAATCAGATGGTCGTGGATCTTGTGCCGCATGAGGTGTTGCTCGTGGTGACGGGTCCACTCGCGGCATTCATTGCACAGATCAAGATCGCGCTTCTCCTGGCGTTTGTCTTTACGCTTCCGGTCTTCTTGTATCGCTTTGTGCACTACCTCTCACCCGCGCTTCGTGGGCGCGAGAAGCGAACAATCTTTGCTGTTGCGTTCCTGTCGGCGCTCCTCTTTGCTCTCGGCGGACTCTTCTCGTACCTCGTCTTAATTCCACCAACGTTTGACATTCTTTACGTATACACCGGTGCAATTGATGCGGCTCCGTTCTTCACTGTAAATGAGTTTGTCGGGCTTGTACTCTCATTTGTACTCGCGACCGGTATTCTCTTCCTACTGCCGGTTGTGCAAGTGCTTCTCACGCGTCTCGGAATCGTTTCTCCACAATTTTGGCGTCAGCAATGGCGCTATGCATTGGTAGTTTTCCTTGTGGTCTCTGCTATAATTACACCAGATGGCAGTGGGGTGACGATGGTGTTTCTCTCACTCCCTATGACAGGTCTCTACCTCATCGGTAGCGCTGTGGCGCAACCGATGAGGAGTGGAAAGTGGAAAGTGGAAAGTTGA
- a CDS encoding twin-arginine translocase TatA/TatE family subunit yields the protein MFGLGISEIIIILLAVGILLFGSNKIVDLARSMGRFTGEFKKGKRDIENEITKAEQENMGGAPVSENDQALTQEDSSTEEVGDTQDKSRS from the coding sequence ATGTTTGGACTCGGAATATCAGAAATAATAATTATCTTGCTTGCCGTGGGGATTCTTCTCTTTGGAAGCAATAAGATCGTTGATCTTGCGCGCTCAATGGGCCGCTTCACTGGAGAATTCAAAAAAGGAAAGCGCGACATTGAGAACGAGATCACCAAAGCAGAGCAGGAGAACATGGGAGGTGCGCCAGTATCAGAGAATGATCAGGCGTTGACTCAAGAAGATTCATCAACTGAAGAGGTGGGTGATACCCAAGATAAGAGTCGCTCATAA
- a CDS encoding four helix bundle protein yields MKIEKFEDILAWQKAQKLTLFVYKTFRNNKDFGFKNQIERAAVSVMNNIAEGFERQTNKELTNFLFIAKGSCGEVRSMLYVALELKCITKADFDEMYKMSVEISKMLSGLIKTL; encoded by the coding sequence ATGAAGATAGAAAAATTTGAAGATATCCTCGCGTGGCAGAAAGCTCAAAAACTGACTCTTTTTGTCTACAAAACATTTCGTAACAATAAGGATTTTGGCTTTAAAAATCAGATAGAGAGAGCGGCGGTCTCAGTGATGAATAATATAGCCGAAGGATTTGAGCGCCAGACAAACAAGGAGCTGACAAACTTCCTGTTTATCGCAAAAGGTTCTTGTGGAGAGGTTAGGTCTATGCTCTATGTTGCTCTTGAGTTAAAATGTATTACAAAAGCAGACTTTGACGAAATGTATAAAATGTCGGTGGAGATATCAAAGATGCTTTCGGGATTGATCAAGACTTTATAA
- a CDS encoding sulfotransferase domain-containing protein — MTKKYDFKIMRLDRDNKTIEIEWDNKLVLSYDIPFDDNGIPLKDQYFLDWVARNVPEDDLRKKERVNLLTDADVNILNGLSGTVEPLSGKNSCGLPGECSVESAMKELVWIASFPKSGNTWFRVMLYETLFGKLVNKDLDDLLPNSLGDLRVHRNTQFIRTHDLPLMHKCPAKAIYLKRDWSGVMQSADNHQEFAGYNVLKTVGASHGEHIAAWESRSDCPVHVIRYEEMCKDPVGIFVKAAEFLGLDAVVAAQVAARVNKAYMRKLEDAGLLGMHVNSAPGFGGKTRFIR, encoded by the coding sequence ATGACAAAAAAGTACGACTTCAAAATTATGAGACTGGATCGTGATAACAAAACCATCGAAATTGAGTGGGATAACAAGCTCGTTCTTTCATATGACATACCATTTGATGATAATGGGATACCACTAAAGGACCAGTATTTTTTGGATTGGGTTGCCCGCAATGTCCCTGAGGATGATTTGAGAAAGAAAGAGAGAGTGAATCTGCTCACAGATGCTGATGTCAATATTTTGAATGGACTCAGCGGTACCGTTGAACCTCTCTCAGGTAAGAATTCTTGTGGGCTTCCTGGAGAATGTAGTGTCGAAAGTGCGATGAAGGAGCTTGTGTGGATTGCGAGTTTCCCAAAGTCCGGTAATACGTGGTTTCGGGTCATGTTATACGAGACTCTTTTTGGAAAGTTGGTAAACAAAGATTTAGATGATTTATTACCTAACAGTCTGGGGGATCTTCGCGTACATCGAAATACACAGTTCATAAGGACCCACGACCTGCCACTTATGCACAAGTGTCCAGCAAAGGCGATATACCTAAAACGCGATTGGTCGGGAGTGATGCAATCCGCCGACAACCATCAAGAGTTTGCAGGATACAACGTCCTCAAGACCGTGGGTGCCTCTCATGGCGAGCATATTGCCGCATGGGAGAGCCGGAGCGATTGTCCGGTTCATGTGATTCGCTACGAAGAGATGTGCAAAGACCCGGTTGGTATATTTGTCAAAGCCGCAGAGTTTCTCGGCTTGGATGCTGTTGTGGCTGCGCAAGTGGCAGCACGAGTGAACAAGGCTTACATGCGGAAGCTCGAGGACGCAGGGCTTCTTGGCATGCACGTTAATTCAGCCCCGGGATTCGGGGGAAAGACCCGGTTCATTAGATAA
- a CDS encoding DUF5011 domain-containing protein: MFQRLVHFIKYHNALPIAISIVVAGSGAAFAATNDAVRDQVVSKEVVMQSVDNSYVLSVDLAAFNPGLQVTAVEEDEEFYYVTYAYRTIAIDDYAWKDRYIEETLAVSKEVLGERDLGSYVAEELGQTVEARMAYLKDVQSIEKRNGVTKKVATVTYSGLVGKFLEPKQEFFEGYTPVKEEPKPYVASVEESKASAAIAAANAVSNQIAAAIPSKEEVERIIERKVAELLKEGKLTASAAGADTTNETGATSPTDTSGGVSGDTEAPVITVLGNNPAEIEVGASYVDLGATVEDNVDNNLGIHYAVDGAEVGAIAIDTSTDRTYTITYSATDQAGNTGTAERVVIVGTGEYTEPESEEPVEEETPVEEPAQPEDITAPIITLIGDSEITLTEGDTYTEAGATATDEIDGDITDSIVIEGTVDTATPGEYTLSYNVSDAAGNGAVEVVRVVIIEAAPEQTPEDNETATSTPSE, from the coding sequence ATGTTTCAAAGACTCGTACACTTCATTAAGTATCATAACGCGCTCCCTATAGCGATATCTATTGTTGTTGCGGGATCCGGTGCTGCATTTGCCGCTACGAATGATGCGGTGCGCGATCAGGTTGTCTCAAAGGAGGTGGTCATGCAATCGGTTGATAATAGCTACGTTCTCTCAGTTGATCTTGCGGCGTTTAACCCAGGACTCCAGGTGACGGCTGTTGAAGAAGACGAAGAGTTTTATTATGTCACCTATGCATACCGTACGATTGCGATTGATGATTATGCATGGAAGGACAGATATATTGAAGAGACACTTGCGGTCTCCAAAGAGGTGCTTGGCGAGCGCGACCTCGGTAGCTACGTAGCTGAAGAACTCGGACAGACTGTTGAGGCGAGGATGGCATATCTTAAAGATGTGCAGTCTATTGAGAAGAGAAACGGGGTGACCAAGAAGGTTGCGACTGTGACGTACTCAGGGCTTGTCGGCAAATTCCTTGAGCCAAAACAAGAATTCTTTGAGGGATATACCCCAGTCAAAGAGGAACCAAAACCGTACGTTGCATCGGTTGAAGAGTCGAAAGCAAGTGCGGCGATTGCGGCCGCAAACGCGGTTTCAAACCAGATTGCGGCGGCTATCCCAAGCAAAGAGGAGGTCGAGCGTATTATCGAACGAAAAGTTGCCGAGCTTCTTAAAGAAGGCAAACTCACAGCGTCAGCTGCCGGGGCTGACACCACAAATGAGACAGGCGCAACAAGTCCGACAGACACTTCTGGCGGTGTCTCAGGAGATACGGAAGCACCAGTTATCACTGTTCTTGGTAACAACCCCGCGGAGATTGAAGTTGGCGCAAGTTACGTGGATCTTGGCGCGACTGTAGAGGACAACGTTGACAATAACCTCGGTATTCATTACGCAGTTGATGGTGCTGAGGTTGGTGCTATAGCGATCGACACTTCAACGGACCGCACGTATACCATAACCTACAGCGCGACAGACCAAGCGGGTAACACCGGTACCGCGGAGCGTGTGGTGATCGTTGGTACCGGAGAGTACACGGAGCCAGAAAGTGAAGAACCTGTTGAGGAAGAAACACCCGTTGAGGAGCCTGCTCAACCTGAAGACATCACCGCGCCAATCATTACTCTCATCGGAGATTCGGAGATTACACTCACAGAAGGCGACACATACACTGAAGCGGGCGCGACAGCAACAGATGAGATCGATGGCGACATTACAGACAGTATTGTGATTGAAGGTACTGTTGACACAGCGACTCCCGGAGAATACACACTCAGCTATAATGTCTCCGATGCTGCAGGTAATGGGGCGGTGGAGGTTGTGAGGGTGGTGATCATTGAGGCTGCACCCGAGCAAACCCCAGAAGACAATGAGACCGCGACGAGTACCCCAAGTGAATAG
- the gap gene encoding type I glyceraldehyde-3-phosphate dehydrogenase has product MRKKRVAINGFGRIGRAFFKLAEADESFEVAAINDLGDLENLAYLLKYDSAYGISDLNIDTKDGALVVDGRKITFMSERDPLNLPWGKMEIDLVLESTGVFTSYEKSRVHLETGAKRVVISAPVKDEPPAGVAGATVLIGVNEEKLRVCDISSNASCTTNASSPVIQILDEVVGIEKALLNTVHGYTASQSLVDGPNKKDFRKGRAAAENIIPSTTGAAIAVTKAIPSLEGKFDGIAMRVPIITGSLVDITFVAKREVTTEEINGALARAAGDDQWKRVFSVTKEPIVSSDIVGSPFASIADLSFTRVVGGNLVKVLAWYDNEAGYTHALLEHVKRSLRHIS; this is encoded by the coding sequence ATGAGAAAGAAACGAGTAGCAATCAACGGGTTTGGACGTATCGGACGGGCGTTCTTTAAGCTTGCTGAGGCGGACGAATCGTTTGAGGTGGCAGCCATCAACGATCTTGGTGATCTTGAGAACCTCGCGTACCTTCTTAAATATGATTCCGCGTATGGGATCAGTGATTTGAATATTGACACCAAGGACGGCGCGCTTGTGGTGGATGGTCGCAAGATTACTTTCATGAGCGAACGTGATCCACTCAACCTCCCGTGGGGCAAGATGGAGATCGACCTGGTCCTTGAGTCAACCGGGGTGTTTACGAGCTATGAGAAGTCGCGTGTACACCTAGAGACCGGCGCAAAACGTGTAGTCATCTCAGCTCCGGTAAAAGACGAGCCGCCAGCGGGTGTTGCTGGTGCCACTGTGCTTATTGGTGTCAACGAAGAGAAGCTCAGGGTGTGTGACATAAGCTCAAACGCATCGTGCACCACGAACGCATCGAGCCCGGTGATACAGATTCTTGATGAGGTTGTGGGCATTGAGAAAGCACTCCTTAATACGGTTCACGGGTACACTGCCTCACAGAGCCTTGTTGACGGACCAAACAAGAAAGATTTCCGCAAAGGTCGCGCAGCAGCAGAGAATATTATTCCCTCAACCACTGGCGCGGCGATCGCGGTCACAAAAGCCATACCGTCGCTTGAAGGGAAGTTTGACGGTATCGCGATGCGTGTACCGATTATTACCGGCTCTCTTGTCGACATCACTTTTGTCGCAAAACGGGAGGTGACGACTGAGGAGATTAACGGTGCACTCGCGCGTGCGGCGGGAGATGACCAGTGGAAACGCGTATTTTCCGTTACGAAAGAGCCGATTGTCTCAAGTGATATTGTCGGGAGCCCGTTTGCATCAATTGCCGACCTTTCTTTCACGCGAGTGGTTGGCGGCAACCTCGTGAAGGTGCTCGCGTGGTATGACAACGAGGCGGGGTATACGCACGCACTCCTTGAGCATGTTAAGCGTTCACTTAGACATATATCATAA
- a CDS encoding RpiB/LacA/LacB family sugar-phosphate isomerase — translation MKIYIATDHAGFELKGRLMPLLRELGHEVVDCGAETYDESDDYPDFIAKAAEAVSENPECRGVILGGSGQGEAIVANRYPRVRTAVYYGGPIDIVSLAREHNDANILSLGARFLSDEEAQEAVRVFLATPFSDDERHVRRIAKIDKS, via the coding sequence ATGAAAATATACATCGCGACAGATCATGCCGGTTTTGAGCTTAAAGGGAGACTCATGCCGCTTTTGCGTGAACTCGGACACGAGGTTGTTGACTGTGGTGCCGAGACATATGACGAAAGCGATGACTACCCGGACTTTATCGCAAAAGCGGCAGAAGCGGTCTCTGAGAACCCCGAGTGTCGAGGGGTTATCCTTGGCGGGTCAGGGCAAGGTGAAGCGATCGTCGCAAACCGTTATCCTCGTGTGCGCACGGCTGTGTACTATGGCGGTCCAATCGACATTGTATCGCTTGCGCGCGAACACAATGACGCAAACATACTCTCGCTTGGCGCACGCTTTCTTTCTGATGAAGAAGCACAAGAGGCTGTGCGAGTATTTCTTGCGACACCTTTTAGTGATGACGAGCGGCATGTACGCCGCATCGCAAAGATAGACAAGTCATGA
- a CDS encoding transketolase, producing MTSIRDTRVQELEIRANQIRQTTIEMLVAAGSGHTAGPLGMADIFTAFYFHILNHKPSDPLWEERDRLVLSNGHITPVRYAAMAHAGYFSIDEVMTLRKFGSSMQGHPERTRLPELETTSGPLGSGLGEAAGIAYGARMDGRKFRVYCLMSDGEHQAGNLWESIMFAGKNKLANLTGVIDRNNIQINGATEDVMPLEPLREKYEAFGWHVIEVDGHNIEAFVDVIEEAKAIQEKPTVIIANTIAGKGVSSIEGDYMWHGKPPTPEEGEQFLAELRKCGDELAGNAA from the coding sequence ATGACAAGCATTCGAGACACACGAGTACAAGAACTTGAAATTCGGGCGAATCAGATTCGGCAGACAACCATTGAGATGTTGGTAGCGGCCGGCTCAGGGCACACCGCAGGCCCCTTGGGCATGGCGGATATCTTTACTGCATTTTATTTTCATATTCTTAACCACAAACCGAGCGATCCTCTGTGGGAAGAGCGTGATCGACTCGTCCTCTCAAATGGACACATCACTCCGGTACGCTACGCGGCGATGGCGCACGCGGGGTATTTCTCGATTGATGAAGTGATGACACTACGCAAGTTCGGTTCATCTATGCAGGGACACCCAGAGCGCACACGCCTTCCGGAGCTTGAAACTACTTCGGGGCCACTCGGCTCAGGGCTTGGCGAGGCGGCGGGTATCGCGTATGGCGCGCGTATGGACGGTAGAAAATTCCGCGTGTATTGCCTTATGTCAGACGGCGAGCACCAGGCGGGAAATCTGTGGGAGTCAATCATGTTTGCGGGGAAAAACAAACTCGCAAACCTCACTGGTGTGATTGACCGTAATAATATTCAGATCAATGGGGCAACCGAGGATGTGATGCCACTTGAGCCGCTTCGTGAAAAATATGAGGCATTCGGTTGGCACGTTATAGAGGTCGATGGACACAATATTGAAGCGTTTGTGGATGTGATTGAAGAGGCAAAAGCAATCCAAGAGAAACCGACTGTTATTATTGCGAACACGATTGCCGGCAAGGGAGTCTCTTCAATCGAGGGTGATTACATGTGGCATGGCAAGCCGCCGACCCCTGAAGAGGGAGAACAATTTTTAGCAGAGCTTCGTAAGTGTGGTGATGAACTCGCAGGTAACGCAGCATAA
- a CDS encoding transketolase family protein, with the protein MINKNAHLVENIFDLESLEQGSTRDGYGKGVVEAGEQDERVMVLCADLAESTRSHWFQEKFPERYVEMGVAEQNLATIASGLANYGKIPFIASYAAFSPGRNNEQIRTTISLSELPVKVCGMHAGVSVGPDGATHQMLEDIALMRAQPNMTVVYPCDVEEARKATLAAAQTNTPIYLRFARSNTPIFTTKDTPFEIGKSYELWRSDKPQVAIVATGALTHKALLAAHELDAEGVQTVVLNLHTIKPLDKDALLAIAKECGALVTVEEHQVACGMGSAVAEFLAQNHPTPIEFIGVHDQFGQSGEPDELVEYYGMGVESIKEAAKRVFDRKS; encoded by the coding sequence ATGATCAATAAAAACGCACATCTGGTAGAAAATATTTTCGATCTTGAGTCGCTTGAGCAGGGTTCAACGCGCGATGGATACGGCAAAGGAGTTGTTGAAGCTGGTGAGCAAGATGAGCGCGTCATGGTGCTGTGTGCTGACCTTGCTGAATCAACACGTTCGCACTGGTTTCAGGAAAAGTTCCCGGAGCGCTATGTTGAGATGGGAGTCGCTGAGCAGAACCTCGCAACGATTGCCTCGGGTCTTGCAAACTATGGAAAGATACCGTTCATTGCGAGTTACGCCGCATTCTCTCCCGGCCGTAACAACGAGCAGATCCGTACCACAATCTCGCTGAGTGAGCTTCCGGTAAAGGTGTGTGGTATGCACGCAGGTGTCTCGGTAGGGCCGGACGGCGCAACACACCAGATGCTCGAGGACATAGCGCTTATGCGCGCACAACCAAACATGACTGTTGTATATCCGTGTGACGTTGAGGAGGCGCGTAAGGCAACACTTGCCGCAGCACAAACAAACACGCCAATCTACCTGCGCTTTGCACGCTCAAACACGCCAATATTTACCACCAAAGATACGCCGTTTGAGATTGGTAAGAGCTACGAACTCTGGCGCTCTGATAAACCACAGGTTGCTATTGTTGCGACCGGTGCACTTACTCACAAAGCACTTCTTGCCGCACATGAGTTGGATGCTGAAGGTGTGCAAACAGTAGTGCTTAACCTGCACACGATCAAGCCGCTGGATAAAGATGCACTTCTTGCAATCGCGAAAGAGTGTGGTGCTCTGGTGACCGTGGAGGAGCATCAGGTTGCGTGTGGTATGGGAAGCGCTGTGGCAGAATTTCTTGCACAGAATCACCCGACCCCGATCGAGTTCATTGGAGTTCATGACCAATTTGGACAATCAGGAGAACCTGACGAGCTTGTTGAGTATTACGGTATGGGGGTTGAATCGATCAAAGAAGCAGCGAAGAGGGTATTTGATAGAAAAAGTTAA